One genomic region from Streptomyces sp. NBC_01431 encodes:
- a CDS encoding Uma2 family endonuclease, which yields MVVMTYRAQMQTEDFETLARVGAREVEGLRLEFIDGKLGVKAVPDGDHDRIVLWLARICMQHRPELWLHVERGLAVQEYRSGRARPDASMAPDDAFVGQGEWADPAPVLMVVEVTSYDSDTDARDRNEKPRAYAETGIPVYLLIDRERCEVTVRSEPDGMRYESIRTVPFGKDIELPDPVNITLQTEQLKDWVR from the coding sequence ATGGTCGTCATGACTTACCGGGCCCAGATGCAGACCGAAGACTTCGAGACCCTCGCGCGCGTAGGTGCCCGCGAGGTCGAGGGGCTGCGGCTTGAATTCATTGACGGGAAGCTGGGGGTCAAGGCCGTGCCGGACGGGGACCACGACCGAATCGTTCTGTGGCTGGCTCGCATTTGTATGCAGCATCGGCCTGAGTTGTGGCTTCACGTCGAGCGGGGGTTGGCGGTTCAGGAATACCGTTCGGGTCGCGCGCGCCCGGACGCGTCCATGGCTCCGGACGACGCGTTTGTGGGGCAGGGGGAGTGGGCTGATCCGGCACCCGTCCTCATGGTTGTCGAGGTCACCTCGTACGACTCCGACACGGACGCGCGTGATCGAAACGAGAAGCCGCGCGCCTACGCAGAGACCGGAATCCCTGTGTACCTCCTCATCGACCGGGAGCGCTGCGAGGTCACCGTCCGCAGCGAGCCTGACGGCATGCGTTACGAGAGCATCCGCACCGTGCCCTTCGGTAAGGACATCGAGCTTCCCGACCCGGTGAACATCACCCTCCAGACCGAGCAGCTCAAGGACTGGGTGCGCTGA